A portion of the Gossypium arboreum isolate Shixiya-1 chromosome 8, ASM2569848v2, whole genome shotgun sequence genome contains these proteins:
- the LOC108467792 gene encoding uncharacterized protein LOC108467792 isoform X2: MPTGPPSASRSTNPSAASPSVSTATTNQDHICNVQRNIHFSSLNSETFHSMNSELRELPAVELSTLAIILKTVTESGIADQMRLTELILNDQDFFQKLMELFRICEDLENMDGLHMIFKIVKGIILLNSAQIFEKIFGDELIMDIIGSLE; encoded by the exons ATGCCGACCGGACCACCTAGTGCATCGCGCTCGACTAACCCCTCTGCTGCATCGCCGTCGGTCTCTACTGCCACAACCAATCA GGACCACATCTGTAATGTGCAACGAAATATACATTTCAGTTCTCTCAACA GTGAAACATTTCACTCAATGAATAGTGAGTTGAGGGAGTTGCCAGCTGTGGAGCTTTCTACTCTCGCAATAATCCTCAAG ACTGTGACTGAGAGTGGCATTGCTGATCAGATGCGGCTGACAGAACTAATATTGAATGAT CAAGATTTCTTCCAGAAGCTGATGGAGCTATTCAGAATTTGTGAAGACTTGGAAAATATGGATGGTCTTCACATGATATTTAAAATAGTCAAGGGGATAA TTTTGCTCAATAGTGctcaaatttttgagaaaatatttggaGACGAATTGATCATGGATATTATTGGTTCTCTTGAAT GA
- the LOC108467885 gene encoding uncharacterized protein LOC108467885, whose amino-acid sequence MQRQSLGSPRSKLRIHGGEESSVSEDQKRQVIIDDDDSKDIRPRRLSFSPTSSLTSPPKPEKFIHLIPLLTLLCFLILYLNSHSPSQSDLAEFNGFKHPSKHSDSTAIGHVDHFIDSRKGDVLGIRSLKNLQELDKNVSKSRLHRKIADF is encoded by the exons ATGCAGAGACAATCCTTAGGTTCGCCAAGATCCAAACTTCGCATCCATGGCGGAGAAGAGAGTTCCGTCTCCGAAGATCAGAAACGCCAAGTAATCATCGATGATGATGACAGCAAAGACATCAGGCCTCGTCGATTGTCCTTCTCTCCAACGTCGTCGTTGACATCGCCTCCTAAGCCTGAGAAGTTCATTCACTTAATTCCTCTTCTCACTCTCCTTTGCTTCCTCATTCTTTATCTAAATTCTCACAGTCCTTCACAATCTG ATTTGGCTGAATTTAATGGATTTAAGCATCCCTCAAAGCATTCAG ACTCAACTGCAATCGGCCATGTTGACCATTTTATTGATTCTCGGAAAGGCGATGTTTTGGGGATTCGAAGCCTAAAGAACTTGCAAGAACTTGATAAAAACGTCTCAAAATCTCGCCTCCACAGGAAAATAGCCGATTTCTAG
- the LOC108467792 gene encoding uncharacterized protein LOC108467792 isoform X1, which translates to MPTGPPSASRSTNPSAASPSVSTATTNQDHICNVQRNIHFSSLNSETFHSMNSELRELPAVELSTLAIILKTVTESGIADQMRLTELILNDQDFFQKLMELFRICEDLENMDGLHMIFKIVKGIRKTNYTRLQSKNNLQKAHNGWLLPLQMHMGGIAATNKNDIDQHAVDTVCALNPNSGVSFRYLMCKKVLECLMFVC; encoded by the exons ATGCCGACCGGACCACCTAGTGCATCGCGCTCGACTAACCCCTCTGCTGCATCGCCGTCGGTCTCTACTGCCACAACCAATCA GGACCACATCTGTAATGTGCAACGAAATATACATTTCAGTTCTCTCAACA GTGAAACATTTCACTCAATGAATAGTGAGTTGAGGGAGTTGCCAGCTGTGGAGCTTTCTACTCTCGCAATAATCCTCAAG ACTGTGACTGAGAGTGGCATTGCTGATCAGATGCGGCTGACAGAACTAATATTGAATGAT CAAGATTTCTTCCAGAAGCTGATGGAGCTATTCAGAATTTGTGAAGACTTGGAAAATATGGATGGTCTTCACATGATATTTAAAATAGTCAAGGGGATAA GAAAAACCAACTACACTAGATTGCAGTCCAAGAACAATTTGCAGAAGGCACATAATGGCTGGCTCCTACCTCTACAAATGCATATGGGAGGCATTGCAGCAACGAATAAGAATGATATTGATCAACATGCAGTTGACACCGTATGTGCTCTGAATCCAAATTCAGGTGTGAGTTTCAGATATTTAATGTGCAAAAAAGTATTAGAGTGCCTTATGTTTGTATGTTAG
- the LOC108469032 gene encoding dolichol-phosphate mannose synthase subunit 2, with amino-acid sequence MELADRAVGFLLSITSLSIFTYYTFWVIILPFVDSDNFIHNYFLPQEYAILIPVCAGVALLCLLCIFIGLVLLKSKKKKA; translated from the exons ATGGAATTAGCGGATCGAGCAGTTGGGTTTCTATTATCTATTACCAGTCTATCAATATTCACGTATTATACGTTTTGGGTCATCATCCTG CCATTTGTGGACAGTGATAACTTCATCCACAACTATTTTCTACCCCAGGAATATGCCATACTGATCCCTGTGTGTGCCGGTGTGGCGCTCCTTTGCCTCCTCTGTATTTTTATTGGGCTCGTGCTGCTCAAATCCAAGAAGAAGAAGGCTTGA
- the LOC108467708 gene encoding uncharacterized protein LOC108467708, producing the protein MVLWEITLGTAYFLGLKRTYRLALKIQRRIISPKRPRIRQFVHRRTRDVFDIALKVHQNIQQRDLEVGRNLGNWILRWLDKMKPSAQIRPPSHQKPHHGTGSANMNITKQVNNSSKTPRSLQTPRNGEADRRLFSSSTYMLSKSLPTIAMMIRPPKAAGNMTQYRHLSINGPHTLRLNYTRGEGLIRKDIMQWMLHN; encoded by the exons ATGGTGTTGTGGGAGATCACACTGGGGACGGCTTATTTCTTGGGGCTTAAACGAACTTACAGGCTTGCTTTGAAGATTCAGCGTCGGATTATTAGCCCTAAGCGTCCCAGGATTCGACAATTTGTTCACAG ACGAACACGTGATGTATTTGACATAGCACTCAAGGTTCACCAGAATATACAACAGAGAGACTTGGAAGTTGGTAGGAACCTTGGTAACTGGATCCTCCGCTGGCTTGACAAAATGAAACCTTCTGCCCAAATCCGACCTCCAAGCCACCAGAAACCCCACCATGGTACCGGCAGTGCAAATATGAACATCACAAAGCAAGTGAATAACTCATCAAAAACTCCTAGAAGCTTGCAGACACCACGAAATGGTGAAGCTGATAGACGTCTTTTTAGTTCATCAACGTATATGCTGTCTAAATCCCTCCCTACAATTGCAATGATGATTCGGCCACCAAAGGCTGCTGGAAACATGACTCAGTACAGGCATTTGAGCATCAATGGACCTCACACACTGAGGTTGAACTACACACGAGGCGAAGGACTTATTAGAAAGGATATAATGCAATGGATGCTGCACAACTGA